ATCCGCGCTTTGTCGATGGAAGGCCGGATGACTGTCTGCAACATGTCGATCGAGGGGGGCGCGCGCGCCGGCCTCATCGCCCCCGACGACATCACCTTCCGCTACATCGAGGGGCGTCCGCGCGCGCCGCAGGGAAGCGCGTTCGAGCGTGCCGTCGATTATTGGCGCACGCTCCACACGGACGAGGGCGCCCATTTCGACAAGGTGGTGCGGCTGGACGCGGCCAGCTTGCCGCCCATCGTCACATGGGGTTCCAGCCCCGAGGACGTCGTATCCATCAGCGGTGTGGTGCCCAACCCCGACGACATCGCCGACGAAGCCAAGCGCGCCACCAAGCGCCGCGCCTTGGACTATATGGGCCTGACGCCCGGCACGCGGATGACGGACATCACCATCGATCGCGTCTTCATCGGCTCCTGCACCAACGGTCGCATAGAGGATCTGCGGCAGGCCGCCGACTACGTGAAGGGGCGCAAGGTGGCCGACAGCGTCTCCGCCATGATCGTGCCGGGCTCCGGCCTGGTGAAGGCCCAGGCCGAGGCCGAGGGGCTGGACCGCATCTTCATCGAGGCCGGCTTCGACTGGCGGGAGCCCGGATGCTCCATGTGCCTCGGCATGAATGCCGACAGGCTGGCGCCCAACGAGCGGTGTGCATCGACGTCCAACCGCAATTTCGAGGGTCGCCAGGGGTTCAAGGGACGGACCCATCTGGTTTCGCCGGCCATGGCGGCCGCGGCGGCCGTCGCCGGCCGCTTCGTGGACATTCGCGACTGGGCCTGACGTATCCGCCATCGGGTGGCGCGGTGTCGCGCCACCCGGTGTGTCTTGCCTTGCAGCCACCGATTGGGCATTGAAGCGTTGATGGAACCTGTAGCGGCCCCGGATATCGAAATCTCCCTCCTGCGTCTCAAGGATGCGCGGGACCTTGCGCCGCTGTTGGCCGCGTACAACCAGGCAATGTTTCGCGGTGCGCCTGGCGCGCCGGACACCTACTACGCGGAACAACTGCTTCAGGACCGTACGGGAGAGATCCTCGGTGCGCGGATCGACGGGGAACTGGTCGGCTTTCTCGTCTTCTACGACCTTCCTGACCCGTGGACCGGCATGCGATCCGGCCTTGCAGACCACATCTACGTGGATATACGGCACCGTCGCAAAGGCATCGCCCGGGCCATGGTGGACCTGCTCGCCGACGAGGGCGAGGGCAGGGGGTGGTCGCGCCTGGTCCTGCAGGCCCCGCGCAACGCGGATACAGGCCGCAACCTCTATGCCCGCATCGCCGAGCCGGCCGACTGGACCAGCTATATGATCCGCTTCATCGATCGCTGATTCGTCTCCATGCTGCGGCGCGGCGCTCCTGTTTCGGCGTGCGGGACAGGCGATAAACCGCTTAATCGATTAGGATTTGGGCGCAGGGGTGCAATCTTTGGCAGGGCGCTTGATTTCGCGGGTGCAAAAGGTGTTTTAGAAGCGCTCCATTCGGCGCCAGGTGGGCGGCGCCGTTTCGACATGTCATCGATCCGGCCGTATCCATGCAGGCCGGAATGCCCGCCCAACAGGAGAATCGCTTTGTCGGAGCTTAAATCCGCACGGCCGCTTTCGCCGCATCTGACGATCTATCGTTTCCGCCCCACCATGGCGATGTCGATCCTCCACCGCATCACCGGCTGCGCGCTGTTTTTCGGTACGCTGCTGGTCGCCTGGTGGCTGGTTGCGGCAGCCAGCGGGCCCGATGCATTCGCGACGGCGTCGTGGTTCTTCGGCTCCATCATCGGACGGCTCATCCTGTTCGGCTATAGCTGGGCCCTGCTGCACCACATGCTGGGCGGCCTGCGCCACTTCCTGTGGGATACGGGCCATGGGCTCGAAAAGACCACTTCCACCAAGCTCGCCATCGCGACGCTGGTCGGCTCTCTCGGGCTGACCGCGCTGCTGTGGCTCGGCATACTGATCTTCGGCTGACAGGAGAGCGGATCATGGACATGAGAACGCCTCTCGGCAGGGTGCGCGGGCTTGGCTCGGCCAAGGAGGGCACCGGGCATTTCTGGATGCAGCGGGTTACAGCCGTCGCCAACCTGTTTCTGGTCATCTTCTTCCTCATCCTCGTGGTACGCCTGTCTTCCGGCAGCTACGCGGATGTGCGGGCGGCCTTCGGCAACCCCTTCGTCGGCATCGCGATGGCGGCCACCATCATTTCCGCCACCATTCACATGCGCCTCGGCATGCAGATCGTGATCGAGGACTATCTGCACGGGGCGGCGCGCATCGTCGCCATCCTCGCCAGCACATTCTTCTCGGTCGCCATCGCGCTCTCTGTCCTTTACGCGATCGTGCGGCTGAGCTTCGGAGCTTGAACGACATGGCCGACACAACAACCGGCAACGCACAACCCCATCGCGTCGCGCCCGCCACCAACGGCACCGCCTACAAGTTCATCGACCACACGTTCGACGTCGTCGTGGTGGGGGCCGGCGGTGCCGGCCTGCGCGCCACGCTGGGTGCCGCCCAGGCCGGCCTTCGCACCGCCTGCATCACCAAGGTATTCCCGACCCGCTCGCATACCGTGGCCGCGCAGGGCGGCGTCGCCGCCTCTCTCGGCAATATGGGGCCGGACAACTGGCGCTGGCACATGTTCGACACCGTCAAGGGCTCGGACTGGCTGGGCGACCAGGACGCCATCGAGTATCTGGTGCGCAACGCGCCCGCCGCCGTCTATGAGCTGGAGCATTTCGGAGTCCCCTTCTCGCGGACCCAGGATGGCAAGATCTACCAGCGCCCCTTCGGCGGCATGACCACCGAGTTCGGCGAGGGGCCCCCCGCCCAGCGCACCTGCGCCGCCGCCGACCGCACCGGCCATGCCATTCTGCATACGCTGTACGGCCAGTCGCTGCGCTATGCATCGGAATTCTTCATCGAGTATTTCGCCATCGACCTGATCATGGATTCCGATGGCGTCTGCCGGGGCGTCGTGGCTCTCTGCCTCGATGACGGCACGCTGCACCGGTTCCGCGCCCAGAAGACGATTCTCGCCACCGGCGGCTATGGCCGCGCCTATTTCTCGGCAACTTCGGCCCATACCTGCACCGGTGACGGCAACGCCATGGTGCTGCGCGCCGGCCTGCCACTGCAGGACATGGAGTTCGTGCAGTTCCACCCCACCGGCATTTATGGCGCGGGCTGCCTGATCACCGAGGGCGCGCGCGGCGAAGGCGGCTACCTGACGAACTCGGAGGGCGAGCGCTTTATGGAGCGGTATGCGCCGTCCGCCAAGGACCTGGCATCGCGCGACGTGGTCTCCCGCTCGATGACGATGGAAATCCGCGATGGCCGCGGCGTCGGCAAGGGCAAGGACCACATCTTCCTGCACCTCGACCATCTGGATCCGAAGATCCTGCACGAGCGCCTGCCCGGCATTTCGGAGAGCGCCCGCATCTTCGCGGGGGTCGACGTGACGAAGGAGCCGATCCCCGTCCTGCCGACTGTCCACTACAACATGGGCGGCATCCCGACCAACTACCACGGCGAGGTGCTGACGCTGCGCAACGGCAATCCGGACACCGTCGTTCCGGGCCTGATGGCCGTCGGCGAAGCGGCCTGCGTGTCGGTGCACGGAGCCAACCGCCTCGGCTCCAATTCGCTCATCGACCTCGTCGTCTTCGGCCGCGCCGCCGCGCTGCGCTGCGTCGAGACGGTGGAGGCCGGGGCATCCCAGGCCCCGCTGCCGGCCGATGCCGGCGATCTTGCGGTGTCACGGCTGGACCGCTTCCGCAACGCCAAGGGCGGCACGCCGACCGCGCAGCTCCGCCTTGCCATGCAGAAGACGATGCAGAACAACTGCGCCGTCTTCCGGACTGGCGAGGTGCTGGAAGAAGGTCACCACAAGATCCACGAGGTGTGGGCCAATTCCGAGGACGTGCAGGTGACGGATCGCTCGCTGATCTGGAATACCGACCTTATCGAGACGCTGGAATACGACAACCTGATCTGCCAGGCGGTCGTGACGATGGATTCGGCCCTGGCCCGCCAGGAATCGCGCGGGGCGCATGCCCGCGAGGATTTCCCCGATCGCGACGACCAGAACTGGATGAAGCATACGCTGGCCTTCGCCGACATGGCGGGCAGGACGGTACAGCTTGCGGACCGGCCGGTTCATACCTACACGCTGTCGAACGAGATCGAGTACATCAAGCCCAAGAAGCGGGTGTACTGACACCGCGTCCACGGCCGGGCCATCCGCGCCCGGCCGCGGCAGCGAGGTTGAATGAAACGGTCGCTCGGCATCTACGCCATCAATCTGGACCGCTCTCAAGAGCGCTGGCAGGCGCTGGCCGAGGCATTCTCTCCATTGCCTTATCCACTTCGGCGTGTGCCGGCCCTGGACGCCCGGCTGCAGCCGCAGGCTGTGCTGGACATACGTGGCCTGTCCATCGTCCTGCCGCCTGCCGGGCTAGGCTACAGCATGGTGCGGGGCCGCGAATACCTACTCGTGCAGGAAGCCTGCTTCGCCAGCCATATCGTCGCGCTGCGGTGCTTCTTGTCCGGTGAGCACGATCTTGCCCTCATACTGGAAGACGACGCGGTGCCGGGCCCGCGCACGGGACCGGTGCTTGAAGCCCTCGGCGGGCTCGATGCGCCCTTCGACATCGTGCGTCTGGAAGCGATCCGCCTGTCGGGTTCGCGGCCGGCCGTCAAGGTGGCCGCGCTCGGCGCGGAAACGCTGGTTCGCTCGCTGAAGCCGTCGTCGGGCTCGGCAGCCTATGTCGTGACACGCCAGGCCGCCGAAAAGCTGATCGCGGCGGCAGGACGCAATCTCATGCCGTTCGACGATTATCTTGCGAACCCGTCATTGCACGGTTGCGATGTCTGCTACGTCTCGCCGCTGCCGATCCGGCAGGCGGACGCACCCAGCGTGATCGCAGAAAGCTACGAGCGCGGCCGCCTGCGCCGGCAAAGCGGGCTCTTGCCCTTCCTGCGTCAGGCGCGGGTTCGTGGCCGGCTGCGCCTTGGCCTGTGGGCGTGGGCCCTGCGCGGCGGCGGCGTGCCGCGCAATTATCGCTGGTAGGCTTTGACAAAACTTCCCCACGGATTAGCATTTCTTCCTGGGGGCGCCGTTCCGGGAGGATGCGGTAGTGCGAAATGACTGGAATATTCTGACACTGGCCTTGTGCGCGGGCGCCCTGGTGCTGGCGATGGGCCCGGCCGGGGCTCAGGACGGCGGCGCGCCTCCGGCACAGATGTTCCTGACGCCCGGCGAAGGCGACGAGGTTGGGCTTATCGCCGGCCTGTGCGGCGTCCAGATGAAGGATATGTCGCCGCAGGCCTGCCGCTGCCTTGCCGAACAGTCGCAGACGCAACTGTCCGCTCCCCAGCGCGACTATCTCGTGGCCACGGCCGTTTCGCCGCCGGCCGCAGACAGGATGCTGTCGGATGGCCGGGTCAGCCAACCCGACCAGCAGGCGATCTTCTCTTTCCTCAACGATACGATGCGAACCTGCCACGGCGGCACATTCGACGCCGATGCCCCGCCATTGCCCGGATAGATCAGGACCTGTCGCAGGGGGCGAGCGCACTTTCGGCGGCACGATCCATCTGCTAAGCCGGGTTTTATGACGAAGTCTGGCGTGTCGCGGCGTATCGCAACAACCATAGGGCGTAGCTGGCGCGCATCGCGTTTCGCCGTGAAGCGGCGGCTCGGCTTTGTCGACCCGCCCATGCTGATGCCCTATGTCGGTTTCACCGGCCGGGGAGGCCTGTGGCTGCGGGGCCGGGTGCTGGAAGACGAAGGTGTGGTCTCCGCGCCCCATACGACGTCCGCACTTCACAACCTGTGGCTGACATTCAAGCGGTACGAGACAGACGAGATCGCCGGGGCGCGCGTGCGCTGGCAGGCAGGCGCGGCGTCCGGCGTCGCCTTCAGCGACCATGCCGGCTATTTCGAGGTGGCGGCGGATGCCGCCCCGCAGGACCACGCGCCCTGGATGGCGGTCAACCTGTCGCTGGAGCACGCGCCGGGCTACGCACCGGTGACGCTGGCCGGCGAGGGGCTCGTGCGCGTCGTGTCTCCGCGGGCGCGCTTCGTCATCGTGTCCGACATCGACGATACGATCGTCCATACGGGCGCCAGCGAGATCATCAAGCATTGGCGCATCGTCACCGCCAACTCGCCCGAAAGCCGCGTGGCGTTTCCCGGGGTCGCCGAATTCTATCGTGCACTTGCCGACGGCGAGGACGGGCCCGAGACGAACCCGATCTTCTACGTCTCGTCCAGCCCCTGGAACCTGTTCGACCTGTACGACCGCTTCATGGCGCTGCGCGGCATCCCGCGCGGCCCGATGCTGCTGCGCAACCTTTCCGGCGACGGACTGGACTGGATCCTGCGCCGGCACAACGGCCACAAGGTCCGGATGATCGAGCAACTCCTGTCCGCCTACCCGGACCTGCCGTTCATCCTGATCGGCGACTCGGGGCAGGACGATACGTCCATCTACCATGACATCGCCCGGCGCTTTCCCGGGCGCATCTTGTCGGTTCACATCCACGATATCGGCAAGGCGGACCCGGCGTCCCGTGTCGGCAACGGCATCGGAGCGATCCGCGACCTCGGCGTGCCGGCGACGCTGAGCCGTACCCTGGTGGACGCTGCGGAAGTGGGCGAGGAGATGCGGCTGGTCGCGTCCGGCACGGTCGAGGCCGTGCGGCTGGCGGTGGCGGCCGAGGCGGGCTCCGGGTCGCGCGCCTTCGGCATTTATCCGGGCCTCCCGATGGGCTGAACCGATTGAATCGCGCAAGCCTGTTGCGCTGCGAAATTTTTATGTTTAGGCCCATTCTAAAAGCACCTTCAGGGCTTTCAGAGATACGTTCAGGACAGGTCCATGGTCGAACTCAGCCTCCCCCGGAATTCCCGGCCATCGAAGGGTAAGGTCTGGCCGAAGCCCCAGGGCGCGGCAAACGTACGCGAATTCGCCATCTACCGCTGGTCGCCGGATGACGGCGAAAATCCACGAATCGACACCTATTACGTCGATCTCGACGATTGCGGACCGATGGTTCTGGATGCCCTTCTCTGGATCAAGAACACGGTCGACGCCACGCTGACGCTGCGCCGGTCCTGCCGCGAGGGAATCTGCGGCTCCTGCGCCATGAACATCGACGGCACCAACACGCTTGCCTGCACGAAGGGCATGGACGAAGTGTCGGGCACGGTGAAGGTCTATCCGTTGCCGCACATGCCGGTCGTCAAGGATCTCGTGCCGGACCTGACGGTGCCCTACGCCCAGTTGCGCTCCATCGACCCCTGGCTGAAGACGGAAACCCCCGCTCCGGAAAAGGAATGGCGGCAGAGCCACCAGGACCGCGAGAAGCTGGACGGCCTCTACGAGTGCATTCTCTGCTTCTGCTGCCAGACCTCGTGCCCGTCCTACTGGTGGAATGGCGATCGCTATCTCGGTCCGGCCGTGCTGCTTCAGGCTTACCGCTGGCTGATCGATTCGCGCGACGAGGCGACAGGCGAGCGGCTCGATCAGCTCGAGGATCCGTTCCGCCTCTATCGCTGCCACACCATCATGAACTGCACGCAGACCTGCCCGAAGGGGCTGAACCCGGCGAAGGCGATCGCCGAGATCAAGAAGATGATGGTCGAGCGGCGCGTCTGAGCCATCCGCACCGCGTGAATGCGACGCCGTCGGCCATGCCGGCGGCGTTGTCGTTTACGCCTTCACTTCGGCGCAAAGTCCGGCGAGCATGCTACCCCGATCCCGTTTCGTGGAGGCAGGCATGCCAAGCCGTATCGCATTGGTTCTCGGGCTCGCCGCCGCGATGGCCGGCGGAACCGCCATGGCTGCCGAACAGACCGCCGTCTTTGCCGGCGGATGCTTCTGGTCGGTGGAAGCGCATCTGGAATCGATCCCCGGGGTGGTCTCGGCCGTCTCCGGCTTCACCGGCGGCAAGACGCAAAACCCCACCTATCCGCAGGTGATCGGCGGTGGCACGGGCCACATGGAAGCGGTGCAGGTGACGTACGATCCTCAGCGGGTGACCTACGAAGATCTGCTGAACGCCTATTGGCATTCGATCGACCCGACCGATCCGAACGGCCAGTTCTGCGACAAGGGCCCGCAATATCGCACCGCCCTGTTTCCTTCATCGCCTGCCGAAAATGCCGCCGTCGAAGCTTCCCGGGATGCGGTCCAGAAGGAGCTTGGACAGGCGGTGGCCACGCAGATACTTCCCGCCTTGCCCTTCTATGCCGCCGAGGACTACCATCAGGACTTCGCAAAGAAGAACCCCGTACGCTACGAGGCCTATCGCGTCGGTTGCGGGCGCGATCGGGCGCTGCGGGCCGTGTGGGGCGAGCGGGCCTTTGCCGGCTTGCCGGCAAACCACTGAGACGTCAACCGGAGGAGCACTCGAGCCGCATGTGGAGATGGACCGTCGGTTTCACCCGATCCTGTCGCGGCCTTCCGGCCCTCGTTCTTCTGGCCGTCTCGCTCGTCGCCGGGCAGGCCGGGGCCGCGGATGAATGGGTAGTTCGGCAAAGCCGGCACGACGTCGGGGAAACGGCCCGGCGGCTGGAGGACGCGGTGGTGCGGTCGGGTTCGGTCGTCCTGGCAGTGATCGACCATCAGGATGCCGCGCGGCAGGTGGGGGAGACCATCGCGCCCACCACGGTCGTCATATTCGCCAAGCCGAAACTGTCGACCCCGCTGATGAAGGAGAACCGGCAACTCGCCATCGATCTTCCGCAGCGTATCCTGATCTGGGACGATGGTGGCAGCACACGGATCGGTTACGTCTCGCCCTTCTCGCTTGCAGAGCGCTACGGCATGAATGGCGACCGCCGCGAATGGGAAGAGATGCGCGTCTCGCTGGAGGCGCTGGTGCAGGCGGCTGCGGCGCGAGGAGAGCGTCGACGCGAAGCCGGACAGCCTTGAAGGAACTTGACGGGGCCGTGTTGGTTCTAGGCAGACGCGGGCGTTCGGTCCGCCAGATAGCCAAGGGACAGGACATCATGGCGAAGAAGTCGCAGGCAAGGCTGCACCCCACCAAGAATTCCATGAACGAAAACCTCAGGGCTTCCATGGTCGAGCTGCTCCAGAAGCATCTGGCCTCGTCCATCGACATCGCCTATGCCGCCAAGCAGGCGCACTGGAACGTCAAGGGGCCGAACTTCATGTCGGTGCACCTGCTGTTCGACCAGTTGCACGAAGAGGCCGAGGAGTATGTCGACTCCATCGCCGAGCGGCTCACCGCCCTCGGTGGACAGGCCAGGGGCACCGTACAGGCTGCCTCGGAAGGGTCGATCCTGGAGCCGTACCCGCTCGATCTCGTCGACTCGATGGGGCATCTCAAGCGTCTCGCCGACAATTACGCCACCTGGGGCGGTGCGCTGCGCGACGCCATCGATGAGGCCGACGAGGCCGGCGACGACCTGACGGCGGATCTTTTCACAGGCATCGGACGCGGCGTCGACAAGTCGCTCTACTTCCTGGAAAGCCACTTCCAGCACAGTTGAGTTCGGGCGGCGCCAAGCCGCCCTCTTTTCATCTCCGCCCGCAATCGTTACCTCAGCGGGCATGGACGAACCCACGAAAACAGGTCAGGCGCGATACCGCAAACGGGAGGCGCATGCCACCGTCGCCGGCCTGTTCGACCAGAAGGCCGGACCGGAGGTCCGGACCGTCTCCGTGCTGGTTCCCGTGCCATCCGACAGGCCATATTCCTACGCATTGCCGGACGGGGTCGAAGCCCCGCCCGGCAGCATCGTTGCCGTGCCCCTCGGGCCGCGCACCGTAGCCGGCGTCGTCTGGGACGGACCGGCTGACGGCGTCGATCCGAAGCGGTTGCGCGCGGTTTCCCACGTTTTCGACTGTCCGCCTCTCAGGCCGGCGATGCGGCGGTTCATCGATTGGGTGGCCGCTTACACGCTGTCGCCGCCGGGCCTCGTCGTGCGCATGGCGCTGCGCTCTCCAACCGCATTCGATCCCGAGCCGATGATCGACGGGCTGCAACTTGCCGCCGCCCGGCCGGACCGGATGACGCCGGCCCGCACGCGCGTCCTGGCGGCAGCCGAGGAACACCCCGTGTGGACGCGATCCGGCCTTGCCCACGCGGCCGGGGTCTCCAGCACGGTCGTCGACGGCCTCGTCCGGCAGGGGGTGTTCGAACCCGTGCGCCTGCCGCCGCCGCCGGCGGTGGCCGCACCCGATACGGCCTATGGCCGCGCACGGCTGAGCGAGGCGCAGGCGGACGTGGCCGCCTGCCTCGCCCGGACCGTGACGGCAGGCGGGTTTTCCACGACGCTTCTGGAGGGCGTCACAGGCTCCGGCAAGACGGAAGTCTATTTCGAAGCGGTGGCCGCGGCGCTGGATGCCGGCCGACAGGTCCTTATCCTCCTGCCCGAGATCGCCCTTACCCAGGCGTTCATCGATCGTTTTCACGCGCGCTTCGGCGCGCCGCCCGCCGAATGGCACTCGGATGCGCCGCCGCGCATGCGGGAAAAGGTCTGGCGGCAGGTGGCAGAGGGCCGGGTACGGGTGGTCGCGGGGGCGCGCTCCGCGCTGTTCCTGCCATTCGAGGATCTCGGCCTCGTCATCATCGACGAGGAACACGACCCGGCCTACAAACAGGAAGACCGCACCTTCTATCATGCGCGCGACATGGCCGTGGTGCGCGCCTCGCTCGAAAAGGTCCCGCTGGTGCTGGCATCGGCGACGCCGTCCGTGGAAACGCGGGTCAATGCCGCGCAGGGCCGTTACGGCCATCTGCGCCTCGGCGCGCGCTTCGAATCTGCGGCGCTGCCGGAACTGTCGCTCGTCGATATGCGCCGCCATCCGCCCGAGCGCGGCCGCTTCGTATCGCCGGTACTGGCCACCGCCATCGAGGAAACGGTCCGGCGCGGCGAGCAGGCGCTCCTGTTTCTCAACCGCCGGGGCTATGCGCCGCTGACCCTGTGCCGGTCCTGCGGACATCGTTTCCAGTGCACGCAATGCTCGACCTGGCTGGTCGACCATAGGCTGCGG
This genomic window from Aureimonas sp. OT7 contains:
- a CDS encoding phosphatase domain-containing protein is translated as MTKSGVSRRIATTIGRSWRASRFAVKRRLGFVDPPMLMPYVGFTGRGGLWLRGRVLEDEGVVSAPHTTSALHNLWLTFKRYETDEIAGARVRWQAGAASGVAFSDHAGYFEVAADAAPQDHAPWMAVNLSLEHAPGYAPVTLAGEGLVRVVSPRARFVIVSDIDDTIVHTGASEIIKHWRIVTANSPESRVAFPGVAEFYRALADGEDGPETNPIFYVSSSPWNLFDLYDRFMALRGIPRGPMLLRNLSGDGLDWILRRHNGHKVRMIEQLLSAYPDLPFILIGDSGQDDTSIYHDIARRFPGRILSVHIHDIGKADPASRVGNGIGAIRDLGVPATLSRTLVDAAEVGEEMRLVASGTVEAVRLAVAAEAGSGSRAFGIYPGLPMG
- a CDS encoding primosomal protein N', translated to MDEPTKTGQARYRKREAHATVAGLFDQKAGPEVRTVSVLVPVPSDRPYSYALPDGVEAPPGSIVAVPLGPRTVAGVVWDGPADGVDPKRLRAVSHVFDCPPLRPAMRRFIDWVAAYTLSPPGLVVRMALRSPTAFDPEPMIDGLQLAAARPDRMTPARTRVLAAAEEHPVWTRSGLAHAAGVSSTVVDGLVRQGVFEPVRLPPPPAVAAPDTAYGRARLSEAQADVAACLARTVTAGGFSTTLLEGVTGSGKTEVYFEAVAAALDAGRQVLILLPEIALTQAFIDRFHARFGAPPAEWHSDAPPRMREKVWRQVAEGRVRVVAGARSALFLPFEDLGLVIIDEEHDPAYKQEDRTFYHARDMAVVRASLEKVPLVLASATPSVETRVNAAQGRYGHLRLGARFESAALPELSLVDMRRHPPERGRFVSPVLATAIEETVRRGEQALLFLNRRGYAPLTLCRSCGHRFQCTQCSTWLVDHRLRGQLVCHHCGYSEKRPEACPECGTVDHLVPCGPGVERIAEEMLERYPDARTVLLSSDLPGGARRMRRELDAIAEGEADIVIGTQLVAKGHHFPLMTLVGAIDADLGLSNGDPRAAERTFQLLHQVTGRAGRTGRSSRGLIQTWQPEHPVMQAIASGDAERFYAREVGERERALMPPFGRLAAIIVSAATRREAEEHGRALRAAAPGGGGIEVLGPAEAPLAVLRGRHRFRLLCHGPRQESMQAFLRALFAAAPRPRGSVQVQVDVDPQSFL
- the msrA gene encoding peptide-methionine (S)-S-oxide reductase MsrA, producing MPSRIALVLGLAAAMAGGTAMAAEQTAVFAGGCFWSVEAHLESIPGVVSAVSGFTGGKTQNPTYPQVIGGGTGHMEAVQVTYDPQRVTYEDLLNAYWHSIDPTDPNGQFCDKGPQYRTALFPSSPAENAAVEASRDAVQKELGQAVATQILPALPFYAAEDYHQDFAKKNPVRYEAYRVGCGRDRALRAVWGERAFAGLPANH
- a CDS encoding glycosyltransferase family 25 protein, whose product is MKRSLGIYAINLDRSQERWQALAEAFSPLPYPLRRVPALDARLQPQAVLDIRGLSIVLPPAGLGYSMVRGREYLLVQEACFASHIVALRCFLSGEHDLALILEDDAVPGPRTGPVLEALGGLDAPFDIVRLEAIRLSGSRPAVKVAALGAETLVRSLKPSSGSAAYVVTRQAAEKLIAAAGRNLMPFDDYLANPSLHGCDVCYVSPLPIRQADAPSVIAESYERGRLRRQSGLLPFLRQARVRGRLRLGLWAWALRGGGVPRNYRW
- the sdhC gene encoding succinate dehydrogenase, cytochrome b556 subunit, encoding MSELKSARPLSPHLTIYRFRPTMAMSILHRITGCALFFGTLLVAWWLVAAASGPDAFATASWFFGSIIGRLILFGYSWALLHHMLGGLRHFLWDTGHGLEKTTSTKLAIATLVGSLGLTALLWLGILIFG
- the sdhA gene encoding succinate dehydrogenase flavoprotein subunit; translation: MADTTTGNAQPHRVAPATNGTAYKFIDHTFDVVVVGAGGAGLRATLGAAQAGLRTACITKVFPTRSHTVAAQGGVAASLGNMGPDNWRWHMFDTVKGSDWLGDQDAIEYLVRNAPAAVYELEHFGVPFSRTQDGKIYQRPFGGMTTEFGEGPPAQRTCAAADRTGHAILHTLYGQSLRYASEFFIEYFAIDLIMDSDGVCRGVVALCLDDGTLHRFRAQKTILATGGYGRAYFSATSAHTCTGDGNAMVLRAGLPLQDMEFVQFHPTGIYGAGCLITEGARGEGGYLTNSEGERFMERYAPSAKDLASRDVVSRSMTMEIRDGRGVGKGKDHIFLHLDHLDPKILHERLPGISESARIFAGVDVTKEPIPVLPTVHYNMGGIPTNYHGEVLTLRNGNPDTVVPGLMAVGEAACVSVHGANRLGSNSLIDLVVFGRAAALRCVETVEAGASQAPLPADAGDLAVSRLDRFRNAKGGTPTAQLRLAMQKTMQNNCAVFRTGEVLEEGHHKIHEVWANSEDVQVTDRSLIWNTDLIETLEYDNLICQAVVTMDSALARQESRGAHAREDFPDRDDQNWMKHTLAFADMAGRTVQLADRPVHTYTLSNEIEYIKPKKRVY
- the dps gene encoding DNA starvation/stationary phase protection protein Dps, whose amino-acid sequence is MAKKSQARLHPTKNSMNENLRASMVELLQKHLASSIDIAYAAKQAHWNVKGPNFMSVHLLFDQLHEEAEEYVDSIAERLTALGGQARGTVQAASEGSILEPYPLDLVDSMGHLKRLADNYATWGGALRDAIDEADEAGDDLTADLFTGIGRGVDKSLYFLESHFQHS
- the leuC gene encoding 3-isopropylmalate dehydratase large subunit, translating into MSANPRTLYDKIWDDHLIETLSGGAGLLYIDRHLVHEVTSPQAFEGLRMAGRRVRQPARTLAVVDHNVPTSDRSAGIADEESRIQVEALARNAAEFGVEYFNEVDRRQGIVHIIGPEQGFTLPGMTIVCGDSHTSTHGAFGALAHGIGTSEVEHVLATQTLIQNKARNMLVQVDGQAPAGVTAKDIILAIIGEIGTAGGTGYVIEYAGEAIRALSMEGRMTVCNMSIEGGARAGLIAPDDITFRYIEGRPRAPQGSAFERAVDYWRTLHTDEGAHFDKVVRLDAASLPPIVTWGSSPEDVVSISGVVPNPDDIADEAKRATKRRALDYMGLTPGTRMTDITIDRVFIGSCTNGRIEDLRQAADYVKGRKVADSVSAMIVPGSGLVKAQAEAEGLDRIFIEAGFDWREPGCSMCLGMNADRLAPNERCASTSNRNFEGRQGFKGRTHLVSPAMAAAAAVAGRFVDIRDWA
- the sdhD gene encoding succinate dehydrogenase, hydrophobic membrane anchor protein, with amino-acid sequence MDMRTPLGRVRGLGSAKEGTGHFWMQRVTAVANLFLVIFFLILVVRLSSGSYADVRAAFGNPFVGIAMAATIISATIHMRLGMQIVIEDYLHGAARIVAILASTFFSVAIALSVLYAIVRLSFGA
- a CDS encoding DUF302 domain-containing protein, producing the protein MWRWTVGFTRSCRGLPALVLLAVSLVAGQAGAADEWVVRQSRHDVGETARRLEDAVVRSGSVVLAVIDHQDAARQVGETIAPTTVVIFAKPKLSTPLMKENRQLAIDLPQRILIWDDGGSTRIGYVSPFSLAERYGMNGDRREWEEMRVSLEALVQAAAARGERRREAGQP
- a CDS encoding succinate dehydrogenase iron-sulfur subunit; amino-acid sequence: MVELSLPRNSRPSKGKVWPKPQGAANVREFAIYRWSPDDGENPRIDTYYVDLDDCGPMVLDALLWIKNTVDATLTLRRSCREGICGSCAMNIDGTNTLACTKGMDEVSGTVKVYPLPHMPVVKDLVPDLTVPYAQLRSIDPWLKTETPAPEKEWRQSHQDREKLDGLYECILCFCCQTSCPSYWWNGDRYLGPAVLLQAYRWLIDSRDEATGERLDQLEDPFRLYRCHTIMNCTQTCPKGLNPAKAIAEIKKMMVERRV
- a CDS encoding GNAT family N-acetyltransferase; this translates as MEPVAAPDIEISLLRLKDARDLAPLLAAYNQAMFRGAPGAPDTYYAEQLLQDRTGEILGARIDGELVGFLVFYDLPDPWTGMRSGLADHIYVDIRHRRKGIARAMVDLLADEGEGRGWSRLVLQAPRNADTGRNLYARIAEPADWTSYMIRFIDR